Sequence from the bacterium genome:
AAGGAAAGGGAAAACCACGCTTTTCCCTTTCCGTGGAGCGAAAAGTCCCGGATTGGACTTTTTGCGACTCTATCAAAATAGTATCATGATTTTTTCGCTGATGACCTTGAGGTCTGGTGGATGAATTAAAAGGAGAATGAATCATGAAATTTATTGTAACTCTGTTTCAGGATGAAGACGGCATCTTTATTGCCGAATGTCCATCGATCCCGGGCTGTGTCAGTCAGGGTAAGACTGAGTCGGAAGCGGAGAGTAATATTCGGGAAGCGATCAAAGAATGCCTTGAAGTACGAACAGAGAAGGGGATGCCGCTTACCGTTAGTACTCGCCAGGTCGAGGTCGCCGTGTAATGTCCACCGTCCCGGTGCTGAGGCCCAGAGAGGTCGTTAAAACATTTGAAAAGCTTGGTTGGCGAGGGGCGAGAGGCAAGGGGCGAGGGGCAAGGGGCGAGAGGCAATAGGCGAGGGGCGAGAGGCGAGGGGCGAGGGGCGAGAGGCAAGGGGCGAGAGGTGGATCTCACCCCTGGCCCCTGGCCCATAGCCAGCTGTTAACTATAGCCTCTAACCCATAGCCCCTTGCCTCTAGCCCATAGCCTGCACTTTACACCCATTGCCCATTGCCTAAAGCCAATTGCCTATACTTTAAATCTACATTAAGGGGCAGACGACCCGATGAACAATCCTCCTAACAACATGCCACCAATGCAAAATTCGCATTTTGAAGAGGAGGTCCACCTCCGCGACTACATCAAGGTCCTTCATCGGCGCTGGAAGCTCGCAGTGTCTGTCTTTGCCGCTGTTTTCGTCACGACAGCCGTCTACACCTTCGTGGTTCAGCCCGTATACGAGGCCGAAACGCTGCTGCAGGTCAGTGAAGGAGCCAGGGGCGCGGCCATCCTCGGTGAACTGGCCAACCTTTCCACCGGGCCGAACAAGGTTGAGACGGAGATGGAGGTCCTCAAAAGCCGGAGCCTGGCCGCGGAAGTGGCGAAGGCCCTGGGGATGGAAGTCCTCGTCCGCCCCAGGGCCGGCCTGCTCACCCGGCTGTCTGGGGGGGCGGACAAGGGTTCAACGTTCAACGACCAACCTTCAACGGGCCCCGTCATCGAGGAACTTTCCGTGCCGGCGGAGCTGCTGGGTAAGGAGCTGGAGTTTGTTTTCGACAGGGATGCCGCAAGCTACACCCTGTATTTCGACGGCAGGGAACTCCTGAAGGGCACTGCCGGTCAGAGGGCAACAGGGGCCGGGGTGGCCGTTCAGGTCAGTTTGGACGCCGGACGTACCGGGAACCGGTTCGTTCTCATCAAAAACGACCTGCGGGTGGCCGCGGCCGGCCTGCTGGGAAACCTCAAGGTCAGCCAGGTGGGCCGCAATACGGGGGTCGTCCGGCTCACCTACCGCTCCACCGACGCTGAAAAGGCATCCCTCGTCCTGGAAACCATGAACCGGCTCTACGTGAACCGGGATGTGGACGATTCGTCCCGGGATGCCATCGCCACCCTGGATTTCATAACCGGCCAGGTTGAGCAGGTGAAGGACAACCTGGTCCGCTCCCAGACCCTCCTGGACGATTTCAAGGTCCGGACGGGTACGGTGGCCCTCTCCCAGGAGGCCGAACTCCTGGTGGGACGCGTCTCGAACGTGGAGGTGGAGATCAACAGGCTCAACGTCCAGCAGGAGGGGCTGGCATCACTTCTCGATTCCATGGACAAGGGATCCGCGGCTTTAGCGGCCGGGATGAGCGCCCTGGACATTCAGTCGCCGGAGCTGGCCGCCCTCATCTCCGACTTCTCACTGATGCTGCGGCAGAGGGAGGAACAGCTCAGGGAGTACACGCCGCAGAACCCGGTCGTGAGCAGTCTCGACAGCCAGATCGAGCTGGTCGCCGGCCAGATCAGGAGCACCGCCACGGCCATCCGCAGCGGCCTGTCCCGGCGTGAACAGGCGGTCCGGGGCGTCCTGGACAACTACAGGGACCAGCTGGCGCGCCTGCCGGAGGTGGAGAGGAACCTGGCCAGGCTGGCAAAGGACGTGCTCATTCAGGAGAAGATCTACTCCTTCCTCCTGGAAAAGGAGCAGGAAACGAGGATACTCAAGGCGTCCACCGTGTCCGGCATCCGCGTGGTGGATCCCCCCACGGTCCCCATAAAGCCTGTAAAGCCGCAAAAGGCGCGCAACCTCCTGCTCGGTCTGGTCCTCGGCTTCATGCTGGGCGTGGGCGTTGTCTTCTTCCGGGAGTACCTGGACGATTCGGTGAAGGACACCGAGGACCTGGAAACCAGGGTGGGCGTGCCCGTATACGGGACCATCCCCTTCGTGAAAAGGGCATACACCCGAAGGAAGGAGAAGAAACCGCATCTCGTCATCGAGGAGATGTACGCTCCCGTTACGGAGGCCTTCCGGACGCTGCGGACGAACCTGTTCTTCTCCAGGGAGGGAAAGGATCTCAAGATCGTGGCGGTCACAAGTCCGGGCCCGGGAGCCGGCAAGAGTTTTGTGGTCGCCAACCTGGCGGCTCTCTCGGCGCTCCTTGGCAAGAGAACACTGATAATCGATGCCGACATGCGCCATCCGCAGCAGCACGTCGTCCTGGGAGTTGAACAAAAGCCCGGTCTGTCAGAG
This genomic interval carries:
- a CDS encoding type II toxin-antitoxin system HicB family antitoxin — encoded protein: MKFIVTLFQDEDGIFIAECPSIPGCVSQGKTESEAESNIREAIKECLEVRTEKGMPLTVSTRQVEVAV
- a CDS encoding polysaccharide biosynthesis tyrosine autokinase; its protein translation is MQNSHFEEEVHLRDYIKVLHRRWKLAVSVFAAVFVTTAVYTFVVQPVYEAETLLQVSEGARGAAILGELANLSTGPNKVETEMEVLKSRSLAAEVAKALGMEVLVRPRAGLLTRLSGGADKGSTFNDQPSTGPVIEELSVPAELLGKELEFVFDRDAASYTLYFDGRELLKGTAGQRATGAGVAVQVSLDAGRTGNRFVLIKNDLRVAAAGLLGNLKVSQVGRNTGVVRLTYRSTDAEKASLVLETMNRLYVNRDVDDSSRDAIATLDFITGQVEQVKDNLVRSQTLLDDFKVRTGTVALSQEAELLVGRVSNVEVEINRLNVQQEGLASLLDSMDKGSAALAAGMSALDIQSPELAALISDFSLMLRQREEQLREYTPQNPVVSSLDSQIELVAGQIRSTATAIRSGLSRREQAVRGVLDNYRDQLARLPEVERNLARLAKDVLIQEKIYSFLLEKEQETRILKASTVSGIRVVDPPTVPIKPVKPQKARNLLLGLVLGFMLGVGVVFFREYLDDSVKDTEDLETRVGVPVYGTIPFVKRAYTRRKEKKPHLVIEEMYAPVTEAFRTLRTNLFFSREGKDLKIVAVTSPGPGAGKSFVVANLAALSALLGKRTLIIDADMRHPQQHVVLGVEQKPGLSEVLVDRMTFQDAIKKDHVKDLRVLTSGKIPPNPAELLGSPAMKELLDGLREHYDMVIIDTPPVNLVADAL